A single region of the Chrysoperla carnea chromosome 5, inChrCarn1.1, whole genome shotgun sequence genome encodes:
- the LOC123300259 gene encoding fibroin heavy chain-like, producing MNIKFVLIVVAAVLIQLFNYQDSGCNVIAYPTASCGDSDSGSGSASSGAASGAASGSGAASGSGAASGSGSAAASGAASGSGSAAGSGAASGSGSAAGSGAASGSGSAAGSGAASGSGSAAGSGAASGSGSGSSSSGSSSSGSSGGCGGGSGSASSGGSSASATKNSAGASSNGSSAGASNGSAGASSGGSSASATKNSAGASSGSSSAGASNGSAGASSCGSSATATKNSAGASSGGSTAGASKGSAGASSGGSSSSATKNSAGASSNGSSAGASNGSAGASSGGSSSSATQNSAGASSNGSSAGASNGSAGASSGGSSSSATQNSAGASSNGSSAGASNGTAGASSGGSSSSATKESAGASSNGSTATASKDSAGASSGGSSVGATASGAGAASGGSVSSATKNSSAASSQGSSVSISNGVVSAASNGATTSAGAGSASSASGGSSANVGGGSASGSSNGATSSANGSSASGSSGGSSSSAGAGSASGSSGNSSSSASGNTASGSSGDSSSSAGSGTASGSSGGATSTAGSGSASGSSGSSSSSAGSGSASGSSGNSSSSASGGTASGSSNGATSSAGSGTASGSSGGSSSSAGSGTASGSSGDSSSSAGSGSASGSSGGATSSAGSGSASGSSGNSSSSAGSGSASGSSGDSSSSAGSGTASGSSGGATSTAGSGSASGSSGNSSSSAGSGSASGSSGDSSSSAGSGSASGSSGGASSSAGSGSASGSSGGSTSGASCGSASGSSGDSSSSAGSGSASGSSGGASSSAGSGSASGSSGGSTSGASSGSASGSSGGSSSSAGSGSASGASAGSSSAAGSGSASGSSGGSSSGASSGSSDGCGSGGSSGAASGAASGSGSASGSGSASGSGAASGSGAASGSGAASGSGAASGSGSASGSGSAASSGAASSSGSAAGSGSASGSGSAASSGAASSSGSAAGSGSASGSGSSDDSDDCSC from the exons ATGAATATCAAATTTGTACTAATTGTGGTAGCTGCCGTACTTATACAGCTATTCAATTATCAAGACAGTGGATGCAATGTGATCGCCTACCCAACTGCG TCCTGTGGTGATTCTGATTCAGGATCAGGTTCAGCAAGTTCAGGCGCTGCGTCAGGAGCTGCATCTGGTTCAGGAGCTGCATCTGGTTCAGGAGCCGCTTCTGGTTCAGGTTCAGCTGCAGCATCTGGAGCAGCTTCTGGTTCAGGTTCTGCTGCGGGATCAGGAGCTGCCTCTGGCTCAGGTTCTGCTGCGGGATCAGGAGCTGCTTCTGGTTCCGGTTCTGCTGCAGGATCAGGAGCCGCTTCTGGTTCAGGTTCCGCTGCAGGCTCGGGAGCTGCTTCTGGATCTGGATCTGGTTCATCTTCGTCGGGATCCAGTTCATCGGGAAGTTCAGGAGGATGCGGAGGAGGAAGTGGTTCCGCATCGTCTGGAGGTTCATCAGCATCCGCAACCAAAAATTCTGCCGGAGCTTCGTCTAACGGGTCTTCTGCAGGAGCATCGAATGGTTCAGCAGGTGCGTCTTCAGGAGGCTCTTCAGCATCAGCAACCAAAAACTCTGCGGGAGCCTCATCTGGGAGTTCGTCTGCTGGAGCATCTAATGGCTCAGCAGGTGCTTCATCATGTGGATCTTCAGCAACAGCAACCAAAAATTCTGCCGGTGCCTCATCTGGAGGATCTACTGCCGGAGCATCTAAAGGTTCAGCAGGTGCCTCATCTGGAGGATCGTCGTCATCAGCCACCAAAAATTCTGCGGGTGCTTCATCTAACGGTTCATCTGCTGGAGCATCAAATGGCTCAGCAGGTGCATCTTCTGGTGGATCCTCATCATCAGCAACCCAAAACTCTGCTGGTGCTTCATCAAACGGATCATCTGCTGGAGCATCAAATGGCTCAGCAGGTGCATCTTCTGGTGGATCTTCATCATCGGCAACTCAAAACTCTGCTGGTGCGTCTTCTAACGGATCTTCTGCTGGAGCATCAAACGGTACGGCAGGAGCATCGTCTGGTGGTTCATCATCATCCGCAACCAAAGAATCCGCTGGGGCATCATCTAATGGATCAACTGCGACTGCAAGTAAAGACTCAGCTGGAGCATCTTCTGGTGGATCATCAGTTGGTGCAACTGCTTCTGGAGCGGGAGCAGCATCAGGTGGTTCAGTATCATCAGCTACTAAAAATTCCTCAGCTGCATCTTCGCAAGGATCCAGTGTTTCGATTTCAAATGGAGTTGTAAGCGCAGCATCAAATGGAGCTACCACGAGCGCTGGTGCCGGTTCCGCGTCTTCAGCATCAGGTGGATCCTCCGCAAATGTAGGAGGTGGATCTGCATCAGGATCATCCAATGGAGCAACTTCGAGCGCTAACGGCTCCTCGGCATCGGGATCATCTGGAGGATCAAGCTCTTCGGCTGGTGCAGGAAGTGCATCTGGTTCATCAGGAAACTCCAGTTCATCTGCCAGTGGAAACACCGCATCAGGATCATCCGGAGACTCCAGCTCATCTGCTGGTAGTGGAACAGCATCAGGATCATCTGGAGGGGCCACCTCAACTGCTGGTTCGGGATCAGCTTCGGGTTCGTCAGGAAGTTCAAGTTCATCTGCAGGTAGTGGTTCTGCATCTGGATCATCTGGAAACTCTAGCTCATCAGCTAGTGGTGGAACCGCGTCAGGATCATCTAACGGAGCTACCTCATCAGCTGGTAGTGGAACTGCATCTGGCTCATCTGGTGGCTCAAGCTCTTCTGCTGGAAGTGGAACTGCATCAGGCTCATCTGGAGACTCCAGCTCTTCTGCTGGTAGTGGAAGTGCATCTGGATCTTCTGGTGGAGCCACTTCATCTGCTGGTTCGGGATCAGCTTCGGGATCGTCAGGAAATTCAAGCTCATCAGCTGGTAGCGGATCGGCATCGGGATCATCTGGAGATTCTAGTTCATCAGCTGGTAGTGGAACTGCATCTGGATCTTCTGGTGGAGCCACTTCAACTGCAGGTTCGGGTTCTGCTTCGGGGTCGTCAGGAAATTCAAGTTCTTCAGCTGGTAGTGGATCGGCATCGGGATCATCTGGAGACTCTAGCTCCTCAGCTGGTAGTGGAAGTGCATCAGGATCATCTGGTGGTGCTTCCTCATCTGCTGGTTCCGGATCTGCTTCCGGCTCCTCAGGTGGATCTACTTCAGGAGCTTCTTGTGGATCAGCTTCTGGTTCATCTGGAGACTCAAGCTCCTCAGCTGGAAGTGGAAGTGCGTCAGGATCATCTGGTGGTGCTTCCTCATCAGCGGGTTCTGGATCTGCTTCAGGTTCTTCAGGTGGATCTACTTCAGGAGCTTCTAGTGGATCAGCTTCTGGGTCATCAGGAGGATCCAGTTCCTCTGCTGGTAGTGGATCTGCATCGGGAGCATCTGCAGGATCGAGCTCAGCTGCTGGTTCAGGATCTGCATCGGGTTCTTCAGGTGGATCTAGCTCTGGAGCTTCTAGCGGCTCATCAGATGGATGTGGCTCCGGAGGCTCTAGTGGAGCAGCTTCAGGAGCAGCCTCTGGTTCAGGATCAGCTTCTGGCTCAGGATCAGCTTCTGGTTCAGGAGCAGCTTCTGGCTCAGGAGCAGCTTCTGGTTCAGGAGCAGCTTCTGGCTCAGGAGCAGCTTCTGGCTCTGGATCAGCATCTGGTTCAGGATCAGCTGCAAGTTCTGGAGCTGCCTCTAGTTCAGGTTCAGCTGCTGGATCCGGATCTGCATCTGGTTCAGGATCAGCTGCAAGTTCTGGAGCTGCCTCTAGTTCAGGTTCTGCTGCTGGATCCGGATCTGCTTCTGGTAGTGGATCTTCTGATGATTCTGATGATTGTTCTTGTTGA